One region of Faecalibacter bovis genomic DNA includes:
- a CDS encoding NUDIX hydrolase, which translates to MYKVFFNESLLTFDHESKSDAKNILFHHESQFDEAFHTLANTGVTHLNIFSENIDQVWSLFLNHFKLIQAAGGIVRNPKEEYLFIYRLGKWDLPKGKMEEGETKEESAIREIEEECSITPLHLEQFLMSTYHIYFQKEYIIKETFWFEVTYNGTETPQPQIEEGIEEVVWKKKEDIAELMNNSYPNIELLVNNYLDL; encoded by the coding sequence ATGTACAAAGTTTTTTTTAATGAAAGTTTACTGACTTTCGACCATGAATCAAAGTCAGATGCGAAAAATATATTGTTTCATCATGAATCTCAGTTTGATGAAGCATTTCATACTTTAGCTAATACTGGCGTAACTCATTTAAATATTTTTAGCGAAAATATTGATCAAGTATGGTCTTTATTCCTAAATCATTTTAAATTGATTCAAGCAGCAGGTGGAATTGTACGTAATCCAAAAGAAGAATATCTTTTTATTTATCGTTTAGGTAAGTGGGATTTACCTAAAGGAAAGATGGAAGAAGGTGAAACAAAGGAAGAATCTGCTATTAGAGAAATAGAGGAAGAATGTAGCATTACTCCTTTACATTTAGAGCAATTTTTAATGTCTACGTATCATATCTATTTTCAGAAAGAATATATTATTAAAGAAACTTTTTGGTTTGAAGTTACTTATAATGGAACTGAAACGCCACAACCACAGATTGAAGAAGGAATTGAAGAAGTGGTTTGGAAAAAGAAAGAAGATATCGCTGAGTTGATGAATAATTCTTATCCAAACATTGAGTTATTAGTAAATAATTATTTAGATTTGTAA
- a CDS encoding choice-of-anchor L domain-containing protein, which yields MQKILYLFILLVSVVVHAQQIQVNRNYTPTQLVQDIFLGSDCIEVDERSIEITGFNNSSHISYGYFEKRNSNFPLENGILLSTGNLNGAVGPNNNLQSFTAANWEGDRDLEEALEINNTLDATVLEFDFISHQDDKINFEYIFASEQYLRTASEGRCGYTDGFAFLIKEEGSRDDYQNIAVIPNTSTPVSVLTIFGNGGLCPSINSQYFRQFNVGNSATNFNGETVVLTAVANIIPGRKYHIKLVIADQGNGLYDSGVFLKAGSFSGGKDIGEDLLIDTNNALCLGDTITIDASTTNATSYKWFKDNVEIIGATNATYIVNSAGNYKVEISLNSGCTITAERRIEYYANLSVLNTTFEFCDEDLDGIVTLNLVDFNNQIISNSNSNSARIKYFSSQADAEANRNEIQELNFSSTETSKTIFVAISTDFCPPIIHSITFTKKDLSTVIPASPFEICDDLLDNQEAINLEDYINFIPNINEGYRFFRTLEDAINNRNQISEQQVLVGDTTYFIRFSQPNLCDNIAPISFRLKQAKRSETLIDQTICEGATTTLNAGSGFDSYLWLHNGSTSQIVTNVPVGTYQVRLEFNGCFYTQEVTVHAAENPNIENVIVTGTTVTVVVTNPTSNYLYALDNGAYQSSNIFYNVGIGNHTISVKSSSDCNPISQDFSIVNMVNFISPNNDGINDVLDYSDLIYKLNPKFQIFNRFGHILFEGSTANNFTWDGTFNGKKVASGSYWYTLEWTEPGTEEVNRQTNSILVKSK from the coding sequence ATGCAAAAAATTTTATACTTATTTATTCTACTTGTTTCGGTTGTTGTTCATGCGCAGCAAATACAGGTAAATAGAAATTATACACCGACTCAACTTGTTCAAGATATATTTCTTGGATCGGATTGTATTGAAGTAGATGAACGTTCGATAGAAATAACAGGATTTAACAATTCATCTCATATCAGTTATGGTTATTTTGAAAAACGAAATTCTAATTTTCCTTTAGAAAATGGTATTCTTTTAAGCACCGGAAATCTTAACGGAGCTGTTGGTCCTAACAATAATTTACAGAGTTTTACAGCCGCAAATTGGGAAGGTGATCGCGATTTAGAAGAAGCTTTAGAAATCAACAATACATTAGATGCAACTGTATTAGAATTTGATTTTATCTCGCATCAAGATGATAAAATTAATTTTGAATATATTTTTGCTTCTGAGCAATATTTACGCACTGCAAGCGAAGGTCGATGCGGATATACGGACGGTTTTGCATTTTTAATAAAAGAAGAAGGTTCTCGTGACGATTACCAAAACATTGCCGTTATTCCTAATACTTCTACACCAGTTTCGGTACTTACAATTTTTGGAAATGGAGGTTTATGTCCGTCCATAAATTCACAATATTTCAGACAATTTAATGTTGGCAATTCTGCAACGAATTTTAATGGTGAAACTGTTGTTTTAACTGCTGTTGCTAATATTATTCCAGGTCGAAAATATCATATCAAATTAGTTATTGCAGATCAAGGAAATGGATTATATGATTCTGGAGTTTTCTTAAAAGCTGGAAGTTTTTCTGGTGGTAAAGATATTGGAGAAGATTTATTGATTGATACGAACAATGCTCTTTGTTTAGGTGACACGATTACAATCGATGCATCAACTACTAACGCAACTTCATACAAATGGTTTAAAGATAATGTAGAAATTATTGGAGCTACAAATGCTACTTATATAGTTAATTCAGCTGGAAATTATAAAGTCGAAATTTCGTTAAATTCAGGTTGTACGATTACTGCGGAAAGACGAATTGAATATTATGCAAATTTATCTGTATTAAACACAACATTCGAATTTTGTGATGAAGATTTAGATGGAATTGTAACACTGAATCTTGTGGATTTTAATAATCAAATAATCTCGAATTCAAATTCAAATTCAGCTCGAATCAAATATTTTTCTTCACAAGCTGATGCTGAAGCGAATCGAAATGAAATTCAGGAATTAAATTTTTCATCCACTGAAACGTCAAAAACAATATTTGTAGCAATCTCAACTGATTTTTGTCCACCAATAATTCATTCCATAACATTTACAAAAAAGGATTTAAGTACTGTAATTCCGGCTTCTCCTTTTGAAATATGTGATGATTTATTAGATAATCAAGAAGCGATTAATTTAGAAGATTACATCAATTTTATTCCAAATATCAACGAAGGTTATCGATTCTTTAGAACACTTGAAGATGCTATAAATAATAGAAATCAAATCTCTGAACAACAAGTTTTAGTTGGAGATACTACATATTTTATTCGTTTTTCACAGCCCAATTTATGTGATAATATTGCTCCAATTTCATTCAGATTAAAACAAGCTAAACGCTCAGAAACATTAATCGACCAAACGATATGCGAAGGTGCTACAACAACTTTAAACGCAGGTTCTGGTTTCGATTCGTATCTGTGGTTACATAATGGTTCAACTTCACAAATAGTAACAAATGTACCGGTAGGAACATATCAAGTTCGATTAGAATTTAATGGTTGTTTTTATACGCAAGAAGTTACTGTACACGCTGCTGAAAATCCAAACATAGAAAATGTAATTGTCACAGGAACAACGGTGACAGTTGTGGTAACAAATCCGACCTCGAATTATTTATATGCTTTAGATAATGGTGCTTACCAATCTTCAAATATATTTTATAATGTTGGAATTGGAAATCATACCATATCAGTAAAATCTTCAAGCGATTGTAACCCAATTTCACAAGATTTCTCTATTGTAAATATGGTTAATTTTATTTCGCCTAATAATGATGGAATAAATGATGTTTTAGATTATTCAGATTTAATATATAAATTGAATCCGAAATTTCAAATTTTTAATCGTTTTGGTCATATCTTATTCGAAGGTTCAACCGCAAATAACTTTACTTGGGACGGAACTTTTAATGGTAAAAAAGTAGCTTCTGGTAGTTATTGGTATACATTAGAATGGACCGAACCAGGAACAGAAGAAGTTAATCGACAAACGAATTCTATTCTTGTTAAAAGTAAATAA
- the typA gene encoding translational GTPase TypA — MQNIRNIAIIAHVDHGKTTLVDKILHSGNVFRENQESGELIMDNNDIERERGITIFSKNASVMYKDVKINVIDTPGHADFGGEVERVLKMADGVILLVDAFEGPMPQTRFVLGKALELGLKPLVVINKVDKENCRPDEVYDKVFELFFNLDATEEQLDFPAYYGSSKQGWFNTENVRTENILPLMDGILEHVPAPEAHEGDLQMQITSLDYSKFLGRIAVGKVTRGVIKEGDWVALAKPDGTSKKQKVKEIYTFSGLGKVKATEVKAGDICAVVGIDGFQIGDTIADAENPEALPVMHIDEPTMNMSFGINNSPFFGKDGKFVTSRHLVDRLTDELERNLALRVEPTDDSNTQLVYGRGIMHLSVLIETMRREGYELTVGQPQVIFKEIDGVKCEPYETLVIDVPDDYSSKAIDLVTQRKGDLLVMEAKEGMQHLEFEIPSRGLIGLRSLMLTSTAGEAVMAHNFLEYKPFKGAIAGRSAGVIISKDQGVSTPYSIDKLQDRGKFFIEPGEEVYEGMIIGEHSRNNDLVVNVIEAKKLNNIRAAGKDDSSSIAPKIEMTLEECMEYIQADECIEVTPNYIRLRKIHLKETDRKRYEKSMGA; from the coding sequence ATGCAAAACATTAGAAATATTGCGATTATCGCACACGTTGACCACGGTAAAACGACGTTGGTTGATAAAATACTTCACTCAGGAAACGTTTTTAGAGAAAACCAAGAGTCAGGAGAATTAATTATGGATAACAACGATATCGAGCGTGAAAGAGGGATTACAATCTTCTCTAAAAACGCTTCGGTAATGTATAAAGATGTAAAAATCAATGTTATCGACACACCTGGTCACGCGGATTTCGGTGGAGAAGTTGAGCGTGTATTGAAAATGGCTGATGGGGTTATCTTATTAGTTGATGCTTTTGAAGGTCCAATGCCTCAAACTCGTTTCGTATTAGGAAAAGCATTAGAATTAGGATTAAAACCATTAGTAGTAATCAACAAAGTTGATAAAGAAAACTGTCGTCCTGATGAGGTTTACGACAAAGTTTTTGAATTATTCTTCAACTTAGATGCTACAGAAGAGCAATTAGATTTCCCAGCATACTACGGATCATCTAAACAAGGATGGTTTAATACAGAAAATGTTCGTACAGAAAATATCTTACCATTAATGGATGGTATTTTAGAGCACGTTCCAGCACCAGAAGCACACGAAGGAGATTTACAAATGCAAATTACATCTTTAGATTATTCTAAATTCTTAGGACGTATTGCTGTAGGTAAAGTAACTCGTGGTGTAATTAAAGAAGGTGATTGGGTTGCTTTAGCTAAACCTGATGGAACATCTAAAAAACAAAAAGTAAAAGAAATTTATACTTTCTCTGGTTTAGGAAAAGTTAAAGCTACAGAAGTTAAAGCAGGTGATATCTGTGCTGTTGTAGGTATCGACGGTTTCCAAATTGGTGATACTATTGCTGATGCTGAAAATCCAGAGGCATTACCAGTAATGCACATTGATGAGCCAACAATGAACATGTCATTCGGGATCAACAACTCTCCATTCTTTGGTAAAGATGGTAAATTTGTTACTTCTCGTCACTTAGTAGATCGTTTAACAGACGAATTAGAGCGTAATTTAGCTTTACGTGTAGAGCCAACTGACGATTCTAATACACAATTAGTTTACGGACGTGGTATCATGCACTTATCTGTATTAATTGAAACAATGCGTCGTGAAGGTTATGAGTTAACTGTTGGGCAACCGCAAGTTATCTTTAAAGAAATTGACGGTGTTAAATGTGAGCCATACGAAACATTAGTAATTGATGTTCCAGATGATTATTCTTCTAAAGCAATTGACTTAGTAACTCAACGTAAAGGTGATTTATTAGTAATGGAAGCTAAAGAAGGAATGCAACACTTAGAATTCGAAATTCCATCTCGTGGATTAATCGGATTACGTTCATTAATGTTAACTTCAACTGCTGGTGAGGCTGTAATGGCACACAACTTCTTAGAGTACAAACCATTTAAAGGAGCTATCGCTGGACGTTCTGCAGGTGTAATTATCTCTAAAGATCAAGGTGTTTCTACTCCTTATTCAATCGATAAATTACAAGATCGTGGTAAATTCTTTATCGAGCCAGGTGAAGAGGTTTATGAAGGTATGATTATCGGAGAGCACTCTCGTAACAACGATTTAGTTGTAAACGTTATCGAAGCTAAAAAATTAAATAATATTCGTGCTGCTGGTAAAGATGATTCTTCTTCTATCGCTCCTAAAATCGAAATGACTTTAGAAGAGTGTATGGAGTACATCCAAGCTGATGAATGTATCGAGGTTACACCAAACTACATTCGTTTACGTAAGATTCACTTAAAAGAAACTGATCGTAAGCGTTACGAAAAATCTATGGGAGCATAA
- a CDS encoding DUF4920 domain-containing protein: MKKYILGVCAVMAFAVTTNAQTKKEDKKNPKTEKVSKSQKKIIEAGSAKIDDLYAYQVYGESFDLKKPLTSVELGSLYDNMKDGDVIENVQFKSTIESVCKKKGCWMKVDLGKGEEQSFVRFKDYGFFMPLDGEKSEIVVNGKAFVSEISVDKLRHYAEDAGKSKEEIAKITKPQLQYNFEADGVYLKEN; the protein is encoded by the coding sequence ATGAAAAAATATATTTTAGGTGTATGCGCAGTTATGGCTTTTGCAGTAACAACAAATGCACAAACAAAAAAAGAAGATAAAAAGAATCCTAAAACAGAAAAAGTTTCAAAATCTCAGAAAAAGATCATTGAAGCTGGTTCTGCAAAAATTGACGATTTATATGCATATCAAGTATATGGAGAATCATTTGATTTAAAAAAGCCTTTAACTAGTGTTGAACTTGGTTCTTTATACGACAACATGAAAGACGGTGATGTGATTGAAAATGTACAATTCAAATCTACTATCGAATCGGTTTGTAAAAAGAAAGGTTGTTGGATGAAGGTTGACTTAGGTAAAGGGGAAGAGCAATCATTTGTAAGATTTAAAGATTACGGATTTTTTATGCCTTTAGATGGAGAAAAATCTGAAATCGTTGTAAATGGTAAGGCTTTCGTTAGTGAAATTTCTGTTGATAAATTACGTCACTACGCTGAAGATGCAGGAAAATCGAAAGAAGAGATTGCAAAAATTACTAAACCACAGTTACAATATAACTTTGAAGCTGATGGTGTTTATTTAAAAGAAAATTAA
- the pncB gene encoding nicotinate phosphoribosyltransferase, giving the protein MKNIFNSILDNDFYKFTMQYAVTKLYPDVIARYKFINRGKHEFPEGFAEELQNQVNAMANLALTKDEKKFLTENCPYLSPAYLDFLQGYRYDPSEVKISQDGINVSVEVEGNWYRTILWEVPLLALISEVFYTLSDDKRMTNDEVTKNTSDKVDLYNKLGVNVAEFGTRRRHSYEVHDIVMKELTNHSGQSFVGTSNVHFAHKYNVKPIGTHAHEWFMFHAARFGYKVANSMSLDRWVKVYYGDLGIALTDTYTSDIFFRQFDKKLSKLFDGVRHDSGDPIEFGEKVIAHYQKMGINPEHKTIIFSDGLNSEKVETIANAFKGRIGLSFGIGTNLTNDVGLRAMNIVMKLTEISSIDIPWTGVVKLSDERNKHTGSERDIQLAKDILQLGEIKANDEVLK; this is encoded by the coding sequence ATGAAAAATATCTTTAATTCCATACTCGATAACGATTTTTATAAATTCACGATGCAATATGCGGTAACGAAATTATATCCTGATGTAATTGCACGTTATAAGTTTATTAATCGCGGCAAACATGAATTTCCTGAAGGTTTTGCAGAAGAATTACAAAATCAAGTAAATGCAATGGCCAATTTGGCGTTGACTAAAGATGAAAAGAAATTTTTAACTGAAAATTGTCCCTATTTAAGTCCTGCTTATTTAGATTTTTTACAAGGTTATCGTTACGATCCTTCGGAAGTTAAAATTTCGCAAGATGGAATTAATGTTTCTGTAGAAGTTGAAGGGAATTGGTACAGAACTATTTTGTGGGAAGTTCCTTTATTAGCTTTAATTAGTGAAGTTTTTTACACTTTATCAGACGATAAAAGAATGACTAATGATGAAGTTACTAAAAACACGAGCGATAAAGTAGATTTGTACAATAAACTAGGTGTTAATGTTGCAGAATTTGGTACAAGACGTCGCCATTCTTATGAAGTGCACGATATTGTAATGAAAGAATTAACAAATCATTCAGGTCAAAGCTTTGTTGGAACGTCAAACGTACATTTCGCTCATAAATATAACGTAAAACCTATCGGGACACACGCCCACGAATGGTTTATGTTTCATGCAGCTCGTTTTGGGTATAAAGTTGCAAATTCTATGAGTTTGGATCGTTGGGTTAAAGTGTACTATGGTGATTTAGGAATTGCATTGACAGATACTTATACTTCTGATATTTTCTTCCGTCAATTCGATAAAAAATTATCTAAATTATTTGATGGAGTTCGTCACGATTCAGGTGATCCGATTGAATTTGGTGAGAAAGTAATTGCACATTACCAAAAAATGGGAATTAACCCAGAACATAAGACTATTATTTTCTCTGATGGATTAAATTCAGAAAAAGTAGAAACGATTGCAAATGCCTTTAAAGGTCGTATCGGATTATCATTTGGAATTGGTACTAACTTAACTAATGATGTTGGTTTACGCGCAATGAATATTGTAATGAAATTGACTGAAATTTCTTCAATAGACATTCCTTGGACTGGTGTAGTGAAACTTTCAGACGAAAGAAATAAACACACAGGTTCTGAAAGAGATATTCAATTAGCGAAAGATATACTTCAGTTAGGCGAAATAAAAGCCAACGACGAAGTTTTAAAATAA
- a CDS encoding RNA-binding S4 domain-containing protein yields MRIDKFLWSVRYYKTRALATDAIKKNRVKINDQVVKASRDVIPGDHIEVRKDQINLSFKVIQVPKSRIGAKLLSLHIVDTTPKEEYEVLELRKLSQDYYREKGEGRPTKKDRRDLDDYVSGDQFLLEDLE; encoded by the coding sequence ATGCGAATTGATAAATTTCTTTGGAGTGTAAGGTATTATAAAACTCGAGCATTAGCAACAGATGCGATAAAAAAAAATCGTGTTAAAATTAATGATCAAGTAGTTAAAGCGTCTAGAGATGTGATTCCTGGTGATCATATTGAAGTTAGAAAAGATCAAATAAATTTATCTTTTAAAGTAATACAAGTTCCGAAAAGTAGAATTGGTGCCAAATTATTGTCTTTACATATTGTTGATACAACACCGAAAGAAGAATATGAAGTATTAGAATTGAGAAAATTATCTCAGGATTACTATAGAGAAAAGGGCGAAGGTAGACCTACAAAAAAAGACCGCCGAGATTTAGATGACTATGTATCGGGCGATCAGTTTTTATTGGAAGATTTAGAGTAA
- the lon gene encoding endopeptidase La — MEDEIELIPLMSKEEEVKLQKQDLPSSLPVLSLRNTVLFPGVVAPITAGRDKSIKLLTEAYKGDRLIGVLSQKDIAIEDPKPEDLFQFGTVARIMRLIKLPDGNITVILQGIRRFKIEQFIEETPYYRADVEILTEKVPTARNKEYPIIIESIRDLAYQIVEENPMLPSEAANAIRSIESKTFLINFVASNLTLTTDEKQLLLEISDIKLRALEVMRYMNIELQKLELKNSIQNKVRKELDQQQKEYFLHQQIKSIQEELGGNTTEEEINEMRKKAQSKRWSEDTANHFDKEIGRLSRLNPQMPEHNIQRNYLEFMLELPWNEYTKDVFDLKNAQKTLDEDHYGLEDVKERIIEHLAVLKLKGDMRSPILCLYGPPGVGKTSLGKSIAKAIGRKYVRMSLGGLHDESEIRGHRKTYIGAMPGRILQSIKKAESSNPVFVLDEIDKMTASNHGDPSSAMLEVLDPEQNNAFRDNFLELDYDLSKVFFVATANNIGNIPGPLRDRMEMINISGYTIEEKTEIVKRHLLPKQLKEHGIDEKAISLGKKEIEFLITGYTRESGVRNLNQKVAKLVRNAAKNIAMEEEYNKKFSVADIEKILGPSITPERYENNEVSGVVVGLAWTSVGGDILFIESLLSKGKGGLSITGNLGNVMKESATIALEYIKAHADEYGLETDVFENYKVHIHVPEGATPKDGPSAGITMLTSLMSSFTQRKVKAKLAMTGEITLRGKVLPVGGIKEKILAAKRADIKEIILCEDNRKDVEDIKPEYVKGLTFHYVKEMKEVLDIALTNQKVKGAKKFEIEKKK, encoded by the coding sequence ATGGAAGACGAAATTGAATTAATTCCCTTAATGAGTAAAGAAGAAGAAGTAAAATTGCAAAAGCAAGATTTACCATCTTCATTACCTGTCTTATCTTTAAGAAATACAGTTCTTTTCCCAGGGGTAGTTGCTCCAATTACAGCAGGGAGAGATAAATCTATAAAATTATTAACAGAAGCATATAAAGGTGATCGTTTAATTGGAGTTTTATCTCAGAAGGATATTGCGATTGAAGATCCTAAACCAGAAGATTTATTCCAATTCGGTACAGTTGCTCGTATCATGCGTTTAATCAAATTACCTGACGGAAATATTACAGTTATTTTACAAGGGATTAGACGATTTAAAATCGAGCAATTTATTGAAGAAACACCTTATTATCGCGCGGATGTTGAAATTTTGACTGAAAAAGTTCCGACAGCTCGTAATAAAGAATATCCGATTATCATTGAATCTATTCGCGATTTAGCTTATCAAATCGTGGAAGAAAATCCTATGTTACCTTCGGAAGCTGCAAATGCGATTCGTAGTATAGAAAGTAAAACTTTCTTAATCAATTTTGTAGCGTCTAATTTAACGTTAACTACAGATGAAAAGCAATTACTTTTAGAGATTTCAGATATTAAACTGAGAGCTTTAGAGGTTATGCGATATATGAATATCGAGCTTCAGAAATTAGAGTTGAAAAATTCAATTCAAAATAAAGTTCGTAAAGAATTAGACCAACAACAAAAAGAATATTTTTTACATCAGCAAATTAAATCTATTCAAGAAGAATTAGGTGGAAATACAACTGAAGAGGAAATAAATGAAATGCGTAAGAAAGCGCAATCTAAGCGTTGGTCTGAAGATACTGCCAATCATTTTGATAAAGAAATTGGACGTTTATCTCGTTTAAATCCTCAAATGCCAGAACATAATATTCAGCGTAATTACCTTGAATTTATGTTGGAATTGCCTTGGAATGAATATACAAAAGATGTTTTTGATTTAAAGAATGCACAAAAAACATTAGATGAAGACCATTATGGTTTAGAAGATGTTAAAGAGCGCATCATCGAACATTTGGCTGTACTGAAATTAAAAGGTGATATGCGTTCGCCAATTTTATGTCTATATGGACCTCCAGGTGTTGGTAAAACATCTTTAGGAAAATCGATTGCTAAAGCAATTGGGCGTAAATATGTTCGTATGTCTTTGGGTGGTTTACACGATGAATCGGAAATTCGTGGTCATCGTAAAACGTACATTGGTGCAATGCCAGGTCGAATTTTACAATCTATTAAGAAAGCTGAATCATCAAATCCTGTTTTTGTTTTAGATGAAATTGATAAGATGACAGCAAGTAATCACGGGGATCCTTCTTCTGCAATGTTAGAAGTTTTAGATCCTGAGCAAAATAATGCTTTCCGTGATAATTTCTTAGAATTAGATTACGATTTATCTAAAGTTTTCTTTGTTGCGACTGCAAATAATATTGGTAATATTCCTGGTCCATTACGCGATCGTATGGAAATGATTAATATTTCTGGTTACACAATTGAAGAAAAGACGGAAATTGTAAAACGTCATTTATTACCAAAGCAATTAAAAGAACATGGTATTGACGAAAAAGCAATTTCGTTAGGTAAAAAAGAAATTGAGTTCTTAATTACAGGTTATACACGTGAATCTGGAGTACGTAATTTGAATCAGAAAGTTGCAAAATTAGTGCGTAACGCGGCTAAGAATATTGCAATGGAAGAGGAGTATAATAAGAAATTTTCTGTAGCTGATATTGAAAAGATTTTAGGTCCTTCTATCACTCCTGAACGTTATGAAAATAATGAAGTTTCTGGTGTTGTCGTTGGATTAGCTTGGACTTCTGTTGGTGGTGATATTTTATTTATCGAATCTTTATTATCTAAAGGAAAAGGTGGTTTATCAATCACAGGTAATTTAGGTAATGTAATGAAGGAATCTGCAACAATTGCATTAGAATATATCAAAGCCCACGCAGATGAATATGGTCTTGAAACTGATGTTTTTGAGAATTATAAAGTTCATATTCACGTGCCAGAAGGAGCAACTCCAAAAGATGGTCCGTCTGCTGGTATTACGATGTTAACCTCTTTAATGTCTTCGTTTACACAACGTAAAGTAAAAGCGAAATTAGCAATGACAGGAGAAATTACTTTACGTGGTAAAGTGTTACCTGTTGGTGGAATTAAAGAAAAAATCTTAGCAGCTAAACGTGCGGATATTAAAGAAATTATTCTTTGTGAAGATAATCGTAAAGATGTAGAAGATATTAAACCAGAATATGTAAAAGGTTTAACTTTCCACTACGTGAAGGAAATGAAAGAAGTTCTTGATATTGCTTTAACAAATCAAAAGGTAAAAGGAGCAAAGAAATTTGAAATAGAAAAGAAAAAATAA
- a CDS encoding shikimate kinase, whose product MIISLIGYMGCGKSTTGKDLAKTLGYEFIDLDHYIENKYELSVSEIFDKFGELGFRKREKETLLEVLQKTNVVLSLGGGTPVYYDNIDVINANSISIFLRVQLPQLVKRLENKKHTRPLIAHLKDDELMEFIAKHLFERNHFYQKAKYTLNIANQNSSEVLNQIMEILKKEKI is encoded by the coding sequence ATGATTATTTCATTAATAGGTTATATGGGTTGTGGAAAATCTACAACTGGGAAAGATTTAGCCAAAACTTTAGGATACGAATTTATCGATTTGGATCATTACATAGAAAACAAGTATGAGTTATCTGTGAGTGAAATTTTTGATAAGTTTGGAGAACTTGGTTTCAGAAAGCGTGAAAAGGAAACTTTATTAGAAGTTTTACAAAAAACAAATGTTGTTTTATCGCTTGGTGGTGGTACGCCTGTGTACTACGACAACATAGATGTAATAAACGCCAATTCCATTTCGATATTTTTGCGTGTACAATTACCACAATTAGTAAAAAGATTAGAGAATAAAAAACATACGCGACCACTAATTGCTCATTTAAAAGATGATGAGTTAATGGAATTTATTGCGAAGCATTTATTTGAAAGAAATCATTTTTATCAAAAAGCAAAATACACGTTGAATATCGCCAATCAAAATTCGTCAGAAGTATTGAATCAAATCATGGAGATATTAAAAAAAGAAAAGATTTAG